The following nucleotide sequence is from uncultured Draconibacterium sp..
TATCCATTCACTTTTTAGGAACCTACCAGGTAAGCAGCGAAGTGGAAAATACCATTAACCTCCGATCATATATCGGGTCGGTTACATCGATTTCGCTTGCAGCCGGAGTGGTTTTCCTTATTCCAATTTTCTCTTACTTTTTAAGTAAAGTTGGAATACTTACGCCACAATTCATGAAAACTTACCGTCGGCATGCATATGTAGTAATGTTACTGTTGTCAGCAATTATTACTCCACCCGATATATTTAGCCAGGTAATGGTTTGTTTCCCGCTGGTTTTCCTTTACGAAATTGGGATTGTAATCTCGCGTCGTGTAGTTAAAAATCGTGAAAAAGCGATGGAAGCCATGTAATTGAGTCAAAAATTGACGTTATTTGAACCATTATGATTCTTCGAGCAGAAAATATCGTTAAAAAATACCGTAAGAGAACCGTAGTAAAAGGAGTTAGTTTTCAGGTTGAACAAGGCGAAATAGTGGGTTTGTTAGGCCCCAACGGAGCCGGTAAAACAACATCGTTTTATATGATTGTTGGTTTGATTCAACCGTTTTCAGGAAAGATATTTCTGGATGATAAAGACATTACAAAACTGCCTGTTTACAAACGTGCTCAGCGTGGCATTGGATACCTGGCGCAGGAAGCGTCGGTTTTCCGCAAACTGAGTATTGAGGATAATCTACGTGCGGTTTTGGAAATGACCGACTACTCGAAAGAATACCAAAAAGAGAAACTGGAAACATTGCTTGATGAATTCAGTTTGCAGCATATTCGTAAAAGTAAAGGTATTCAACTATCGGGTGGTGAGCGACGCCGTACAGAAATTGCACGAGCACTGGCCATCGATCCGAAATTTATTTTGCTTGATGAACCATTTGCCGGAGTTGACCCAATTGCAGTGGAAGACATCCAGCAAATTGTAATGAAATTGAAGGAGAAAAATATCGGGGTGCTGATAACCGACCACAACGTGCACGAAACGCTGCGAATTACCGACCGCTCCTATCTCCTTTTCGAAGGAAATATTTTAAAGGCAGGTAGTGCTGATGAGCTGGCAGCCGATGAAGATGTACGCCGTGTATACCTTGGGCAGAACTTCGAATTACGCTAACAAATAATTTCTCTCATTTTTTTTCATTTTTTGTTTGCAGATTAAAAAATGTTTCTTTCCTTTGCAGCGCTAAAATAAAAACGGGGCTTTAAACGAAAAGCAAACCGATTTTAGCTGAGAAAAAAATCCTGAAAAAATTTGGTCGATTACAAAAATGCAGTATTTTTGCAGTCCCAAAATTAAGGGAGTTAAATAGGAAGGCCCGTTCGTCTAGGGGTTAGGACGCCAGGTTTTCATCCTGGTAGCAGGGGTTCGAATCCCCTACGGGCTACTAATTTTTTAAAAAGAGAAGAAAGAAAGAAAATGGCACATCATAAGTCAGCATTAAAAAGAATTCGTCAAGACGAAAAAAAGAGAGTACACAATAAGTACTACGCGAAAACTACTCGTAATGCGATTAGAGATTTGCGCAACACTACTGACAAAGCTGAAGCTGAGAAATTGTATCCTTCAGTTGTTGCTATGATTGATAAATTAGCAAAACGCAATATCATTCATAAAAACAAAGCAGCTAACTTAAAATCTAAGTTATCTACTCAGGTTAATTCGTTGTAAGAATAGAAAAACCACATTATATAAAAAAACCTCTCCGAGTTTCGGAGAGGTTTTTTTTGTGTTTCAAATTCCCGTATGTTCTGTAACTATAATTTAGTATTTCGGAAATAACTAATTATAATTAATTTTAGGATAGAACTCCGGGACAAATGGGAGAATACAAAAAACTAAATATAAAAGACTGGGCTGTAGAAGATCGTCCGCGCGAAAAATTACTAAGCAAAGGACCACGGTCGCTAACCGATGCCGAACTGATTGCCATTTTAATTGGCTCGGGCAATGTTGAAGAAACAGCCGTTGAACTTTCCAGACGAATTTTAACATCTGTTGAAAATAACCTTAACGATCTTGGCCGAAAAAGCATCGAGTACCTAACAAAATTTCAGGGAATTGGCGAAGCAAAAGCTGTTACAATTGTTGCTGCTTTAGAATTAGGAAAACGCCGGAAAGATGCCGATGTATTCAATAAAAAACAAATAACCGGCAGCAAAGACGCAGCTGATTATTTTATGCCTATGCTTGGCGATCTCAACCACGAAGAATTTTGGATTTTGCTGCTCAACCGTGGCAACCGGATAATGGACTCGTTTATGGTGAGCCAGGGTGGAATTTCCGGAACCGTAATCGATGTGCGACTGATATTAAAAAATGCGCTGGATAAAATGGCCAGTGCCATTATTCTCTGTCACAACCATCCTTCAGGAACTATGCAGGCATCAAATGCCGATCTGAATATTACCCGAAAAATTAAAAGTGCGGCTGAAATTATGGACATAACTGTGCTCGACCATATTATAATTGGGCAGAACAATTACCTTAGTATAGCCGACGAAGGAATGTTAAACTAATAAATCGAACGAAAATGATACTTTTTTATTCCGACGAAGTTAACCCACGG
It contains:
- the lptB gene encoding LPS export ABC transporter ATP-binding protein yields the protein MILRAENIVKKYRKRTVVKGVSFQVEQGEIVGLLGPNGAGKTTSFYMIVGLIQPFSGKIFLDDKDITKLPVYKRAQRGIGYLAQEASVFRKLSIEDNLRAVLEMTDYSKEYQKEKLETLLDEFSLQHIRKSKGIQLSGGERRRTEIARALAIDPKFILLDEPFAGVDPIAVEDIQQIVMKLKEKNIGVLITDHNVHETLRITDRSYLLFEGNILKAGSADELAADEDVRRVYLGQNFELR
- the rpsT gene encoding 30S ribosomal protein S20: MAHHKSALKRIRQDEKKRVHNKYYAKTTRNAIRDLRNTTDKAEAEKLYPSVVAMIDKLAKRNIIHKNKAANLKSKLSTQVNSL
- the radC gene encoding DNA repair protein RadC; this encodes MGEYKKLNIKDWAVEDRPREKLLSKGPRSLTDAELIAILIGSGNVEETAVELSRRILTSVENNLNDLGRKSIEYLTKFQGIGEAKAVTIVAALELGKRRKDADVFNKKQITGSKDAADYFMPMLGDLNHEEFWILLLNRGNRIMDSFMVSQGGISGTVIDVRLILKNALDKMASAIILCHNHPSGTMQASNADLNITRKIKSAAEIMDITVLDHIIIGQNNYLSIADEGMLN